The window CGCGTCCTCCCCGGCGTCGCGCTCTGCCTCGCCCTCGCGCTCCTCGCCGATCACCTCACGCCCATCGAGATCGCCCTGACAGGTCGGATGTTCCTCGATCCGGTCGTCATCGCCATCCTTCTCGGAACCACGGCCCGCTTCGTGTGGAAGCCCGGCCCGGCTTGGGAGCGTGGCATCACGTGCAGTGCCAAGTTTCTGCTCGAATGCTCGGTCACCTTGCTGGGCGTCTCCATCGATGCGGTCACGCTGTCGCGGCTCGGGCCGACCACGATCCTCAGCGTCGGCCTGCTCGTGGTGACCGCCGTCGCCGGCAGCTTTGCGTTCGGGCGCGCCTGTGGCCTACCTGCCCGACTGTCAGTCCTCATCGCTTGCGGGAACGCAATCTGCGGCAACGCGGCGATCGCCGCCGTCGCACCTCTGATCGGAGCCGGCGCACGCGACATCACCACGGCCGTATCGTTCACGGCCGTGTTCGGGTTGCTGACCGTGCTGGCTCTGCCCACCCTCATTCCGCTCCCGCACCTGACGCCGGCCCAATACGGCGAACTGGCGGGACTGACCGTCTACTCCGTTCCACAGGTGCTGGCAGCCACTCTGCCCGTCAGCGTCCTGAGCAGCCAGATCGCCGTCATCGTCAAGCTGTTGCGCGTGATGATGCTCGGCCCGGTCGTGCTCGGCATCGCCTTCCTCGTGACGCGGCGGAGACACCGGCTCCTGCGACATGCGTCGCCTCGGCAGGAAGCACGGGAAGCCCTGCGCACATCGACGCCTATCGCGATGCTCGTCCCCTGGTTCCTTGTGGGCTTCTTCGGGTTGGCGGCATGCCGCTCTTCGGGTCTCGTCCCGAGCGCGTTCGTCGCCCCCACGGCATCAGCAGCACATCTGCTGACCGTCGTCTCCATGGCCGCCCTCGGACTCAACGTCGACCTGCGGACATTGGTGCGATGCGGCAACAGGACCGCGCTGGCGGTGGCGGGATCGCTCGCCCTCATCCTGCTCCTGAGCCTGCTGATCGTTCGAAGCTTTCCCTTGCCCTGAGCCTCTAACCCTCGAGGAGGTCGGAATGCCAGCGACGCGTGATCCGAGCATGGCCCGAAACCGGGTGCGATCGCCGCTGCTGATCGCCGCGATTGCTCTGCTGACCGTACCTTCCTGGTCTCCATCGCACGCGGAGGAGCGGCACGGCAGCTGTGAACAGCAAGGCGAGATATTAGCGATCTACGACTGCCAGACCGGGCTGGTGCTTTGGTCAAGAGGGCCGTCCAAGACGCCGCCGCCGAGGCTGCTGTCCGACAGAGAGCTTTGTCAACTCGTGGTCGGATCTGAGCAGTCCCCAGAGAGCGCAGGGCGGTGCCTTTGAAACGATGCAGCTCGACAGTGCGGAGAAGTCCTATGCATCATGTTCGCTCGATATCGATAGGCATCGCCTTCTGCGAGATCTTGATGACAGCACGTCCTTGCTGGTCGCACGACGTCTGGACTGATGGAAAGCCTGTTCCTGCCTGGGTGGCGTCGGTCTGCTGTGGACCTGAAGACGTTCATCATCTAAGCCCTGAACAGGTTCACCGCGAGACTGATGGCTTTCGCGTCGATGGGTACCCATTCTTGATCTCGGCAAGTTCCTTGCTGCCCTCGCAGGATGGGGATTGGTGGATATTTTACAATAGAGTCGAAATTGACAGCTTCTCGAGGGTATATTGCTTTTTTGGACCTATGAATTTCTGACGTCAAATAAACAGCGACTGAGAGATTCGAGACAGATCACTTCGCAGAACTTGTGCAGTGCACCCAACTGCGAAATCGGTGTGCGGTGTCGTCGCAGGTTAGCGCCAGTGACAATCGTCCCCCATCCCCAGAACACGCCGACGACATGGTCCAGCCTGGGCGCGAGTCCATGGGCGATGAGTTCAGCTACGAGCGGCGGTAGTGTCCGTTCGCCCAAAAGCGAACCGAGGACGAACCCGCTCTCGCGGGAGGGCTTCCTGAGAGGTAGGGCACAACTGGAGATCGTCGCGAGCGCTTGAGCGGGTTCCGCCAGCCTCCGAGCATGAGGGTCCACCCCTCATCTCGCGAGGATCACGCGATGTCTCAGCAACAAGCCTCCGTCCCCGTCAGCCCGCTCCGTCGCCGCATGCTCGACGATATGGCCATGCGCGGTCTGCACGAGGACACGCAACGCAACTACATCATGTCGGTGCGGAACTTCGCGGCCTTCCTGGGCCGCTCGCCCGAGACTGCGACACCCGAGGACGTCCGCCGCTTCCAGATCCACCAGGCGGACAGCGGGGTGCAGGCGCCCACCATCAACAATGCGGTGTCGGGGCTGCGCTTCCTGTTCAACGTCACGCTCGACCGGCCGGACCTGTCGCGTCGCCTCGTCCTGGCGCGCTACGCCCAGAAGCTGCCGACCGTGCTGAACGTCGAGGAGGTCGGGCGGCTGCTCGAAGCGGCACGAGGGCCGAAGTACAGGGCCGCGCTCGGGGTGGCCTACGGAGCCGGCCTACGCGTGTCCGAGGTGGTGGGGCTCAGGACCGGCGACATCGACAGCACCCGCATGCTGATCCGCGTCGAACAGGGCAAAGGGCGCAAGGACCGCAACGCGATGCTGTCGCCACAGCTGCTGGAGCTGCTCCGGCAGTGGTGGCGCGAGGGACGACGCCGCGGCGTGATGCTGCCCCAGGGCTGGCTGTTCCCCGGCAAGAACAGCCTGGAGCCGCTGTCGACGCGCCAGCTCTGCCGCGCCGTCCACGAGGCCGCCGAGACGGCCGGGATCAGGAAGCGCGTCTCGCCCCATACGCTGCGCCACAGCTTCGCCACCCACCTGCTCGAGCAGGACGTCGACATCCGCGTCATCCAGGTCCTGCTCGGCCATTCCAAGCTCAACACCACCGCACTCTACGCCCGCGTGGCGACCCGCACCATCCGGGCGGTGACGAGCCCGCTCGAACGCCTGAAGCTGCTGATGGAAGGCGCCGACACCGGAGCCTGATCCGGTGTCGCGTCCCGCGCTGGAGATCGCGGACGTCTTCCGCCGGCACGGTGCGGCGTGGCGCGCCGCCCATGCCGGCCACGTCAGCCTCGACCAGCTCAAGGTGATGTCGGCCATCGAGAGCTGCCGCACCGCGGCGCTCGGCGGCCACGTCGAGGCCTGCGAGGGCTGCCGCCACACCCGCGTCGCCTACAACTCCTGCCGCAACCGGCACTGCCCCAAGTGTCAGGGCGCGGCCGCGCGCGAGTGGCTGGCGGCGCGCGAGGCCGATCTGTTGCCGGTCGGCTACTTCCACGTGGTGTTCACGGTGCCGGCCGAGATCGCCGACATCGCCTTCACCAACAAGGCCCCGGTCTACGACCTGCTGTTCCGGGCCGCGTCGGAGACCATGCTGACGATCGCCGCCGACCCGCGCCACCTCGGCGCCCGCATCGGCATCACGGCCGTGCTCCACACCTGGGGCTCGGCCCTGACACACCACCCGCACGTCCACTTGATCGTGCCGGGTGGCGGCATCTCGCTCGACGGCACGCGCTGGGTGCCGTCGCGGCCCGCCTTCCTGTTGCCCGTCCACGTGCTCGGCAAGCTGTTCCGCCGGCTCTTCCTCACGGGACTGCTCGCGCTCCATGCCGCGGGCCGGCTCCGTTTCTTCGGCGACAGGGCCGGGCTGAACGACCCGCAGGCGTTCGAACGCCACCTTGCGCCCATGAAAGCCAAGAAGTGGGTCGTCTACGCCAAGCCGCCCTTCGGTGGCCCGGAGGCCGTGCTGGCCTACCTGTCGCGCTACACGCACCGTGTCGCCATCTCGAACCGGCGCCTGATCGGGATGGACGAGGACGGCGTCACCTTCCGCTACAAGGACTATCGCCGCGACGGCGACGCCCGCCACCGCACCATGACGCTGTCGGCCGACGAGTTCATCCGCCGCTTCCTCGTCCATGTCTGAGCTTGCCCCGGTTCGATGGACACCGATGATGCTTTCGCACGAGGTGTTCTCCCATGCCCAAGACACGTCCACCCTATGCGCCAGAGTTCCGACAGCAGCTGGTCGATCTGGTCCGCTCCGGCCGCGACGCGCAGGATCTGGCCCGAGAGTTTGAACCGTCCGCCCAGGCGATCCGGAACTGGGTAGCCGAAGCGGACCGCCGAGACGGCCGGCGAGAGCCGAAGCCGGCAGCGGTCGACGCCACACTGACATCGGTGGAGCGGGATGAACTGGCCCGCCTGCGCCGCGAGAACAAGCAGCTGCGCCTGGAGCGCGACATCCTCTCTCGAGCCGCGGCCTGGTTCGCGCGGGAGACCGGCGTGGTGCCCCCGGGCTCTACGCCTTCATGAGCGCGAACCAGGCTGCCTTCCCCGTGGCCGTGATGGCACGCGTCCTCGGCGTGTCGAAGGCTGGGTTCTATGCGTGGCGCGAGCGAGCCCCGTCAGCCCGTCAAGTGGCAGACGGGGCGCTGCTCGCGCGGGTGCAGGATGTGCACGGGGCCTCGCGCGACACCTACGGGGCGCCGCGGGTCCATGCCGCCCTGCGGGCCCAGGGCGAGCGGCACGGCCGCAAGCGCATCGCCCGGCTGATGCGCGCGGCCGGCCTTGTCGGGGCCAGTCACCGCAAGGGCGGCCCGACCACGACACGGCGCGACGAGGAGGCCCGACCAGCGCCCGACCTCGTCGACCGCAACTTCAAGGCACAGGCTCCTGATCGGTTGTGGGTGGCCGACATCACCTACGTACCGACGATGAGCGGCTTTTTGTACCTGGCTGTTGTTCTCGATGTCTACAGCCGCAAGATCGTCGGTTGGTCCATGAAGAACCATCTGCGGACCGAACTGATCCTGAACGCGCTCGATATGGCCATCGGTCAACGCAAGCCGAAAGACGTCATCCATCATTCCGACCAAGGATGTCAGTACACGTCGCTCGCCTTCGGCAATCGATGCAAGGAAGCCGGCGTCAGGCCCTCGATGGGATCGGTCGGGGATGCCTACGACAACGCCATGGCCGAGAGCTTCTTCTCGACCCTGGAATGCGAACTGCTGAGCCGGCGGTCCTTCTCTTCGCAGACCGAGGCTCGCATGGCCTGTTTCGCCTACATCGAGGGCTTCTACAATCCGCTGCGCCTGCACTCGGGCCTCGGCTATCGATCTCCCACCGACTACGAAAGG is drawn from Lichenibacterium dinghuense and contains these coding sequences:
- a CDS encoding IS3 family transposase (programmed frameshift), encoding MPKTRPPYAPEFRQQLVDLVRSGRDAQDLAREFEPSAQAIRNWVAEADRRDGRREPKPAAVDATLTSVERDELARLRRENKQLRLERDILSRAGGLVRAGDRRGAPGLYAFMSANQAAFPVAVMARVLGVSKAGFYAWRERAPSARQVADGALLARVQDVHGASRDTYGAPRVHAALRAQGERHGRKRIARLMRAAGLVGASHRKGGPTTTRRDEEARPAPDLVDRNFKAQAPDRLWVADITYVPTMSGFLYLAVVLDVYSRKIVGWSMKNHLRTELILNALDMAIGQRKPKDVIHHSDQGCQYTSLAFGNRCKEAGVRPSMGSVGDAYDNAMAESFFSTLECELLSRRSFSSQTEARMACFAYIEGFYNPLRLHSGLGYRSPTDYERSFHHDQASPMTSLPEQVH
- a CDS encoding tyrosine-type recombinase/integrase; translated protein: MSQQQASVPVSPLRRRMLDDMAMRGLHEDTQRNYIMSVRNFAAFLGRSPETATPEDVRRFQIHQADSGVQAPTINNAVSGLRFLFNVTLDRPDLSRRLVLARYAQKLPTVLNVEEVGRLLEAARGPKYRAALGVAYGAGLRVSEVVGLRTGDIDSTRMLIRVEQGKGRKDRNAMLSPQLLELLRQWWREGRRRGVMLPQGWLFPGKNSLEPLSTRQLCRAVHEAAETAGIRKRVSPHTLRHSFATHLLEQDVDIRVIQVLLGHSKLNTTALYARVATRTIRAVTSPLERLKLLMEGADTGA
- a CDS encoding YeiH family protein; its protein translation is MSTGLAFDRITWLGRVLPGVALCLALALLADHLTPIEIALTGRMFLDPVVIAILLGTTARFVWKPGPAWERGITCSAKFLLECSVTLLGVSIDAVTLSRLGPTTILSVGLLVVTAVAGSFAFGRACGLPARLSVLIACGNAICGNAAIAAVAPLIGAGARDITTAVSFTAVFGLLTVLALPTLIPLPHLTPAQYGELAGLTVYSVPQVLAATLPVSVLSSQIAVIVKLLRVMMLGPVVLGIAFLVTRRRHRLLRHASPRQEAREALRTSTPIAMLVPWFLVGFFGLAACRSSGLVPSAFVAPTASAAHLLTVVSMAALGLNVDLRTLVRCGNRTALAVAGSLALILLLSLLIVRSFPLP